A section of the Saccopteryx leptura isolate mSacLep1 chromosome 4, mSacLep1_pri_phased_curated, whole genome shotgun sequence genome encodes:
- the TXNDC11 gene encoding thioredoxin domain-containing protein 11 isoform X2, with amino-acid sequence MQKTEAFLLFSCNISVSSEPGVLGYFEFSGSPQPPGYLTFFTSALHSLKKDYLGTVRFGVITNKHLAKLVSLVHSGSVYLHRHFNTSLVFPREVINYTAENICKWALENREMLLRWLRPHGGKSLLLNNELKKGPALFLFIPFNPLAENHPLIDEITEVALEYNNCHGDQVVERLLQHLRRVDAPVFKSLASELPAQLLDPPLITASPCCNTVVLPQWHSISRTHNVCELCVNQTAVGIRPTSVSVPQCSFLEMAAALDSFYLKEQAFYHVVSDSMECSNFLSSYSPFSYYTACCRTMNRGVMGFINSEPDVFKSPNIAFSSLEKECEIAPPGAIPHIEENRHVFPEADVNSTNFTGLSCRTNKTLNLYLLDSNLFWLYAERLGAPSTTRVKEFAAIVDVKEESHYILDPKQVLMKFTLESFIQNFSVLYSPLKRHLIGSDSAQFSSQHLITEVTTDTFWEVVLQKQDVLLLYYAQWCGFCPSLNHVFIQLARLLPADTFTVARIDVSQNDLPWEFMVDRLPTVLFFPCNRKDLSVKYPEDLPITVPNLLRFILHHSDPASAPQNLANSPTKECLQSEAVVQQGHISHLEREIQKLRAEISTLQRAQMQVEAQLSSARRDEHRLLWQQHTLAEQHRLLQLHSEQLQALYEQKTRELEEVARKLQELADASEDLLTENTWLKILVATMEQKLEGKDGAGSLPPQEEAPSDYPEPSEAPQLPGSSSAPANGSSPLADERSSENRTD; translated from the exons CCTGGAGTACTTGGGTACTTTGAGTTCAGTGGCTCGCCCCAGCCTCCGGGTTATTTGACCTTCTTCACCTCAGCTTTACATTCATTGAAGAAAG ATTACCTAGGAACAGTACGATTTGGGGTTATCACAAATAAACATCTTGCGAAACTGGTATCCTTAGTACACTCTGGAAGTGTGTATTTACATAGACATTTCAACACATCACTT GTGTTTCCCAGGGAAGTCATCAACTACACAGCTGAGAACATCTGTAAGTGGGCCTTAGAAAACCGAGAGATGCTCCTTCGATGGCTGCGACCCCACGGCGGAAAGAGTCTCCTGCTGAATAATGAACTGAAGAAAGGACCagccctttttttatttataccttttaaTCCGTTAGCTGAAAATCATCCCTTAATAGATGAG ATCACCGAAGTGGCCTTGGAGTACAACAACTGTCATGGGGACCAGGTGGTGGAGCGGCTCCTTCAGCACCTGCGGCGAGTGGATGCCCCAGTGTTCAAATCTCTGGCATCTGAGCTCCCAGCCCAGTTGCTAGACCCACCACTGATAACTGCGTCTCCCTGCTGCAATACTGTGGTACTGCCCCAATGGCACTCCATCTCCAGGACCCACAATGTCTGTGAACTATGTGTCAACCAGACGGCCGTGGGCATTAGGCCGACCTCAGTCAGTGTGCCACAGTGCAGCTTTCTCGAGATGGCAGCAGCTCTGGATTCTTTCTACCTCAAGGAGCAGGCCTTTTATCATGTGGTGTCAGACAGCATGGAGTGTAGCAATTTTCTGAGTTCCTACAGCCCTTTCAGCTACTACACTGCATGTTGCAGGACCATGAACAGAGGTGTGATGGGCTTCATTAATTCTGAACCAGATGTCTTCAAATCCCCGAACATTGCATTTTCTTCCCTCGAGAAGGAATGTGAGATTGCTCCCCCAGGTGCCATTCCTCACATTGAGGAGAACAGGCATGTCTTTCCTGAAGCGGACGTGAACAGCACAAACTTCACAGGCCTGAGCTGCAGAACCAATAAGACTCTGAACCTCTACCTGCTGGATTCAAACTTGTTTTGGTTGTATGCGGAACGGCTGGGTGCTCCTAGCACCACCAGGGTGAAAGAATTCGCTGCCATTGTTGATGTGAAAGAAGAGTCTCACTATATCTTGGATCCAAAACAAGTTCTTATGAAGTTCACCCTAG agTCTTTTATTCAAAACTTCAGCGTTCTCTACAGTCCCTTGAAAAGGCATCTTATTGGAAGTGACTCTGCTCAGTTCTCTTCTCAGCATTTAATCactgaagtaacaactgatacttTTTGGGAAGTAGTCCTTCAAAAGCAG GACGTTTTGCTGCTTTATTACGCACAGTGGTGTGGCTTCTGTCCATCTCTCAATCATGTCTTCATCCAGCTAGCTCGCCTCCTGCCAGCGGATACATTCACTGTGGCAAG gaTTGATGTATCTCAGAATGATCTTCCTTGGGAATTTATGGTTGACCGTCTTCCTACTGTCTTATTTTTTCCCTGTAACAG aAAGGACCTAAGTGTGAAATACCCTGAAGACCTTCCCATCACCGTTCCAAATCTGTTGAGGTTCATTTTGCATCATTCAGACCCTGCTTCTGCCCCCCAGAACTTGGCTAACTCCCCTACCAAAGAGTGTCTTCAGAGTGAGGCAGTCGTACAGCAGGGGCACATCTCCCACTTGGAGAGAGAGATCCAGAAGCTAAGAGCCGAAATCAGCACCCTGCAGCGCGCGCAGATGCAGGTGGAGGCCCAGCTTTCCAGCGCGCGCAGGGATGAGCACCGGCTGCTGTGGCAGCAGCACACCCTGGCGGAGCAGCACCGCCTGCTCCAGCTGCACAGCGAGCAGCTGCAGGCCCTGTACGAGCAGAAGACCCGGGAGCTCGAGGAGGTGGCCCGCAAGCTCCAGGAGCTGGCCGATGCCTCGGAAGACCTGCTCACCGAGAACACGTGGCTCAAGATCCTGGTGGCGACCATGGAGCAGAAACTGGAGGGCAAAGACGGAGCTGGAAGTCTCCCTCCCCAGGAGGAGGCGCCCTCAGACTACCCTGAGCCCTCAGAGGCCCCCCAGTTACCTGGCAGCAGCTCTGCGCCTGCCAATGGCAGCTCCCCGCTGGCGGATGAAAGGAGCAGTGAGAACAGGACAGACTAA
- the TXNDC11 gene encoding thioredoxin domain-containing protein 11 isoform X3, translating to MCLGWASPGFRTGHLSVPGRRFIYCTTTDYLGTVRFGVITNKHLAKLVSLVHSGSVYLHRHFNTSLVFPREVINYTAENICKWALENREMLLRWLRPHGGKSLLLNNELKKGPALFLFIPFNPLAENHPLIDEITEVALEYNNCHGDQVVERLLQHLRRVDAPVFKSLASELPAQLLDPPLITASPCCNTVVLPQWHSISRTHNVCELCVNQTAVGIRPTSVSVPQCSFLEMAAALDSFYLKEQAFYHVVSDSMECSNFLSSYSPFSYYTACCRTMNRGVMGFINSEPDVFKSPNIAFSSLEKECEIAPPGAIPHIEENRHVFPEADVNSTNFTGLSCRTNKTLNLYLLDSNLFWLYAERLGAPSTTRVKEFAAIVDVKEESHYILDPKQVLMKFTLESFIQNFSVLYSPLKRHLIGSDSAQFSSQHLITEVTTDTFWEVVLQKQDVLLLYYAQWCGFCPSLNHVFIQLARLLPADTFTVARIDVSQNDLPWEFMVDRLPTVLFFPCNRKDLSVKYPEDLPITVPNLLRFILHHSDPASAPQNLANSPTKECLQSEAVVQQGHISHLEREIQKLRAEISTLQRAQMQVEAQLSSARRDEHRLLWQQHTLAEQHRLLQLHSEQLQALYEQKTRELEEVARKLQELADASEDLLTENTWLKILVATMEQKLEGKDGAGSLPPQEEAPSDYPEPSEAPQLPGSSSAPANGSSPLADERSSENRTD from the exons atgtgccttggctgggcaagcccagggtttcgaaccggccacctcagcgttccaggtcgacgctttatctactgcaccaccacag ATTACCTAGGAACAGTACGATTTGGGGTTATCACAAATAAACATCTTGCGAAACTGGTATCCTTAGTACACTCTGGAAGTGTGTATTTACATAGACATTTCAACACATCACTT GTGTTTCCCAGGGAAGTCATCAACTACACAGCTGAGAACATCTGTAAGTGGGCCTTAGAAAACCGAGAGATGCTCCTTCGATGGCTGCGACCCCACGGCGGAAAGAGTCTCCTGCTGAATAATGAACTGAAGAAAGGACCagccctttttttatttataccttttaaTCCGTTAGCTGAAAATCATCCCTTAATAGATGAG ATCACCGAAGTGGCCTTGGAGTACAACAACTGTCATGGGGACCAGGTGGTGGAGCGGCTCCTTCAGCACCTGCGGCGAGTGGATGCCCCAGTGTTCAAATCTCTGGCATCTGAGCTCCCAGCCCAGTTGCTAGACCCACCACTGATAACTGCGTCTCCCTGCTGCAATACTGTGGTACTGCCCCAATGGCACTCCATCTCCAGGACCCACAATGTCTGTGAACTATGTGTCAACCAGACGGCCGTGGGCATTAGGCCGACCTCAGTCAGTGTGCCACAGTGCAGCTTTCTCGAGATGGCAGCAGCTCTGGATTCTTTCTACCTCAAGGAGCAGGCCTTTTATCATGTGGTGTCAGACAGCATGGAGTGTAGCAATTTTCTGAGTTCCTACAGCCCTTTCAGCTACTACACTGCATGTTGCAGGACCATGAACAGAGGTGTGATGGGCTTCATTAATTCTGAACCAGATGTCTTCAAATCCCCGAACATTGCATTTTCTTCCCTCGAGAAGGAATGTGAGATTGCTCCCCCAGGTGCCATTCCTCACATTGAGGAGAACAGGCATGTCTTTCCTGAAGCGGACGTGAACAGCACAAACTTCACAGGCCTGAGCTGCAGAACCAATAAGACTCTGAACCTCTACCTGCTGGATTCAAACTTGTTTTGGTTGTATGCGGAACGGCTGGGTGCTCCTAGCACCACCAGGGTGAAAGAATTCGCTGCCATTGTTGATGTGAAAGAAGAGTCTCACTATATCTTGGATCCAAAACAAGTTCTTATGAAGTTCACCCTAG agTCTTTTATTCAAAACTTCAGCGTTCTCTACAGTCCCTTGAAAAGGCATCTTATTGGAAGTGACTCTGCTCAGTTCTCTTCTCAGCATTTAATCactgaagtaacaactgatacttTTTGGGAAGTAGTCCTTCAAAAGCAG GACGTTTTGCTGCTTTATTACGCACAGTGGTGTGGCTTCTGTCCATCTCTCAATCATGTCTTCATCCAGCTAGCTCGCCTCCTGCCAGCGGATACATTCACTGTGGCAAG gaTTGATGTATCTCAGAATGATCTTCCTTGGGAATTTATGGTTGACCGTCTTCCTACTGTCTTATTTTTTCCCTGTAACAG aAAGGACCTAAGTGTGAAATACCCTGAAGACCTTCCCATCACCGTTCCAAATCTGTTGAGGTTCATTTTGCATCATTCAGACCCTGCTTCTGCCCCCCAGAACTTGGCTAACTCCCCTACCAAAGAGTGTCTTCAGAGTGAGGCAGTCGTACAGCAGGGGCACATCTCCCACTTGGAGAGAGAGATCCAGAAGCTAAGAGCCGAAATCAGCACCCTGCAGCGCGCGCAGATGCAGGTGGAGGCCCAGCTTTCCAGCGCGCGCAGGGATGAGCACCGGCTGCTGTGGCAGCAGCACACCCTGGCGGAGCAGCACCGCCTGCTCCAGCTGCACAGCGAGCAGCTGCAGGCCCTGTACGAGCAGAAGACCCGGGAGCTCGAGGAGGTGGCCCGCAAGCTCCAGGAGCTGGCCGATGCCTCGGAAGACCTGCTCACCGAGAACACGTGGCTCAAGATCCTGGTGGCGACCATGGAGCAGAAACTGGAGGGCAAAGACGGAGCTGGAAGTCTCCCTCCCCAGGAGGAGGCGCCCTCAGACTACCCTGAGCCCTCAGAGGCCCCCCAGTTACCTGGCAGCAGCTCTGCGCCTGCCAATGGCAGCTCCCCGCTGGCGGATGAAAGGAGCAGTGAGAACAGGACAGACTAA
- the TXNDC11 gene encoding thioredoxin domain-containing protein 11 isoform X4, with protein MLLRWLRPHGGKSLLLNNELKKGPALFLFIPFNPLAENHPLIDEITEVALEYNNCHGDQVVERLLQHLRRVDAPVFKSLASELPAQLLDPPLITASPCCNTVVLPQWHSISRTHNVCELCVNQTAVGIRPTSVSVPQCSFLEMAAALDSFYLKEQAFYHVVSDSMECSNFLSSYSPFSYYTACCRTMNRGVMGFINSEPDVFKSPNIAFSSLEKECEIAPPGAIPHIEENRHVFPEADVNSTNFTGLSCRTNKTLNLYLLDSNLFWLYAERLGAPSTTRVKEFAAIVDVKEESHYILDPKQVLMKFTLESFIQNFSVLYSPLKRHLIGSDSAQFSSQHLITEVTTDTFWEVVLQKQDVLLLYYAQWCGFCPSLNHVFIQLARLLPADTFTVARIDVSQNDLPWEFMVDRLPTVLFFPCNRKDLSVKYPEDLPITVPNLLRFILHHSDPASAPQNLANSPTKECLQSEAVVQQGHISHLEREIQKLRAEISTLQRAQMQVEAQLSSARRDEHRLLWQQHTLAEQHRLLQLHSEQLQALYEQKTRELEEVARKLQELADASEDLLTENTWLKILVATMEQKLEGKDGAGSLPPQEEAPSDYPEPSEAPQLPGSSSAPANGSSPLADERSSENRTD; from the exons ATGCTCCTTCGATGGCTGCGACCCCACGGCGGAAAGAGTCTCCTGCTGAATAATGAACTGAAGAAAGGACCagccctttttttatttataccttttaaTCCGTTAGCTGAAAATCATCCCTTAATAGATGAG ATCACCGAAGTGGCCTTGGAGTACAACAACTGTCATGGGGACCAGGTGGTGGAGCGGCTCCTTCAGCACCTGCGGCGAGTGGATGCCCCAGTGTTCAAATCTCTGGCATCTGAGCTCCCAGCCCAGTTGCTAGACCCACCACTGATAACTGCGTCTCCCTGCTGCAATACTGTGGTACTGCCCCAATGGCACTCCATCTCCAGGACCCACAATGTCTGTGAACTATGTGTCAACCAGACGGCCGTGGGCATTAGGCCGACCTCAGTCAGTGTGCCACAGTGCAGCTTTCTCGAGATGGCAGCAGCTCTGGATTCTTTCTACCTCAAGGAGCAGGCCTTTTATCATGTGGTGTCAGACAGCATGGAGTGTAGCAATTTTCTGAGTTCCTACAGCCCTTTCAGCTACTACACTGCATGTTGCAGGACCATGAACAGAGGTGTGATGGGCTTCATTAATTCTGAACCAGATGTCTTCAAATCCCCGAACATTGCATTTTCTTCCCTCGAGAAGGAATGTGAGATTGCTCCCCCAGGTGCCATTCCTCACATTGAGGAGAACAGGCATGTCTTTCCTGAAGCGGACGTGAACAGCACAAACTTCACAGGCCTGAGCTGCAGAACCAATAAGACTCTGAACCTCTACCTGCTGGATTCAAACTTGTTTTGGTTGTATGCGGAACGGCTGGGTGCTCCTAGCACCACCAGGGTGAAAGAATTCGCTGCCATTGTTGATGTGAAAGAAGAGTCTCACTATATCTTGGATCCAAAACAAGTTCTTATGAAGTTCACCCTAG agTCTTTTATTCAAAACTTCAGCGTTCTCTACAGTCCCTTGAAAAGGCATCTTATTGGAAGTGACTCTGCTCAGTTCTCTTCTCAGCATTTAATCactgaagtaacaactgatacttTTTGGGAAGTAGTCCTTCAAAAGCAG GACGTTTTGCTGCTTTATTACGCACAGTGGTGTGGCTTCTGTCCATCTCTCAATCATGTCTTCATCCAGCTAGCTCGCCTCCTGCCAGCGGATACATTCACTGTGGCAAG gaTTGATGTATCTCAGAATGATCTTCCTTGGGAATTTATGGTTGACCGTCTTCCTACTGTCTTATTTTTTCCCTGTAACAG aAAGGACCTAAGTGTGAAATACCCTGAAGACCTTCCCATCACCGTTCCAAATCTGTTGAGGTTCATTTTGCATCATTCAGACCCTGCTTCTGCCCCCCAGAACTTGGCTAACTCCCCTACCAAAGAGTGTCTTCAGAGTGAGGCAGTCGTACAGCAGGGGCACATCTCCCACTTGGAGAGAGAGATCCAGAAGCTAAGAGCCGAAATCAGCACCCTGCAGCGCGCGCAGATGCAGGTGGAGGCCCAGCTTTCCAGCGCGCGCAGGGATGAGCACCGGCTGCTGTGGCAGCAGCACACCCTGGCGGAGCAGCACCGCCTGCTCCAGCTGCACAGCGAGCAGCTGCAGGCCCTGTACGAGCAGAAGACCCGGGAGCTCGAGGAGGTGGCCCGCAAGCTCCAGGAGCTGGCCGATGCCTCGGAAGACCTGCTCACCGAGAACACGTGGCTCAAGATCCTGGTGGCGACCATGGAGCAGAAACTGGAGGGCAAAGACGGAGCTGGAAGTCTCCCTCCCCAGGAGGAGGCGCCCTCAGACTACCCTGAGCCCTCAGAGGCCCCCCAGTTACCTGGCAGCAGCTCTGCGCCTGCCAATGGCAGCTCCCCGCTGGCGGATGAAAGGAGCAGTGAGAACAGGACAGACTAA
- the SNN gene encoding stannin: MSIMDHSPTTGVVTVIVILIAIAALGALILGCWCYLRLQRISQSEDEESIVGDGETKEPFLLVQYSAKGPCVERKAKLTPNGPEVHG, encoded by the coding sequence ATGTCTATTATGGACCACAGCCCCACCACAGGGGTGGTCACAGTCATCGTCATCCTCATCGCCATCGCTGCCCTGGGGGCCTTGATCCTGGGCTGCTGGTGTTACCTGCGGCTGCAGCGCATCAGCCAGTCCGAGGACGAGGAGAGCATTGTGGGGGATGGCGAGACCAAGGAGCCCTTCCTGCTGGTGCAGTACTCAGCCAAGGGACCGTGTGTGGAGAGGAAGGCCAAGCTGACCCCCAACGGCCCGGAAGTGCACGGCTGA